The window ATGGTAGCTTTAAGTGCATTAACTTCAATGGAAGATATTCGAAAATTATTCGAGAATGAATTGTTCTAAATACAAAGAGCAACACGTGAGGTTAACATTTCCATATATAAATGATATATTAAACTATAGGGTTTAATTATTTATTGGGGAGATGATAAAATGAAAGAAAAAGCAATAACTGCTGGTAACGGTGGTCTTATGCTACTAGTAGTTCTATTTTTATTGATCGTTTCTACTAGTTCTGTAATTTATGGAGCTGGCCCTGGAAGTGCCATATTCTTAGTACTTGGTATACTAGGTGAGGTTCTTTGGATATTTCTTGCGGGTGGACTTTTTACACTTCAACCAAACGAATCATGTGTATTGATACTATTTGGGGATTATAAAGGAACAGTTAAAGATTCTGGTTTCCACTGGACTAATCCACTATACACTAAGAAGAAAATATCACTAAGATCAAGAAATCTTAATGGAGATAAACTTAAAGTTAATGATGAAGCTGGGAACCCAATTGAAATCGCAACGGTTGTGGTATGGAGAGTTGAGGATACCTTTAAGGCTATGTTCGATGTTGATAGCTATACTGATTATGTATCTATTCAAAGTGAATCTGCACTAAGACATTTAGCCGGGCTTTATCCATATGATACTGGAGAAGATGAAAGTGGCCTATCGCTTAGAGGAAGCTCAGATGAGGTGTCAGGGGCACTTCAAAGAGAACTTCAAGAAAGACTTTCTAAAGCTGGGGTTATTGTTGAAGAGGCTAGAATAAGTCACCTTGCATATGCACCTGAAATTGCAGCTGCAATGCTTCAACGTCAACAGGCAAATGCTATTATCGCAGCTAGACAAAAAATAGTAGAAGGTGCAGTAACAATGGTTGATATGGCACTTAATAAGCTAAAGAAGGATAATATAGTGAATCTTGATGATAAGGAAAAGGCTGCTATGGTAAGTAACCTACTCGTAGTTCTATGTAGCGAAAAGTCTACTCAACCAACTATCAATTCAGGAAAATAATATATAAGGACAAGTACTCCTATGAGTGACTTGTCCTTTAATTTAACTTATTTTATCTTACTTAACATCTTTGTAAGTGAAATTTTAATTTCCTCGATTTCTGTTTCAGTAAATTCTTCAAATATTCTATCAAAGCCCTCTGTCATTTTATCCTTACACTTAAGAGCAAATTCATATCCCTTATCTGACAACATAATATATGTATTTCTTTTATCGCTACCTATTTTGTACTTCTTAACGTATCCTGCTGCCTCGAGTCTTGAGACTATTCCTGAAATAGTTCCTTTACTAAGGCTCATTTCAGTACATATATCACTTATAGTCATCTCTTTATTATGTCCTATTAGCTTGATTATGATTATTTGCTGATGTGTAAGTCCATTTCCCTTAAGGCTATCTGCGATTATGTTTGTTGTTTTTGAGTATACTTCACGAATTAGCATCGCTATTTGAAAAGAATCTACCTTCTTGTCCATTTTACTCCTCCGATTAATGTCCCATACCTATAACCATACCTACAAAATATGGGATTAACCATATAAGCCATACTACTATGCTAAACTTATGAAAGAATTTCTTTTTCTTATCGTCATTTTTAAAAATTACCATTGTAGCCCAAAGTGCATGAAATAGCATAAGTGCTATGGCAATTACCCCTGTTATACCGTGTATATTTCCAGTAAGACTAGTAGTTAATTCTAGGTTGGACTTTGCTATTTTTCCCATTGTTATAGTTCCTATTGTATCACAAATAAGCCCTATCCAAAATATAAGTACATGAGACTTTTTAAGCGTCCCTGACTTTCTTTCACCAAAAACGCCAACAGTATAAAATACTAGCGCCAAGCTTATTGTTATAGTTGCAAATAGTAAAATTGAACTCATTTATAAATCACCTCTAATAAAATAGTTTGTATGCAAACTATTTTATTCCTATATATACCTAATGTCAAATAAAAAAAGGTGCTTGATATTTAATCTATCACACCTTCTTAGGAAATCTGCTTTATTAAACTTGCCTAATCATTAACATATTCTTGGTAGAACCTCTCCACTCATCATAGGAAGTCTTTTTATTCCACCAAGGGATGTTTTTACATTCACTTCCCCACTTATCCTCTCTACAACCTCACCTATGATACTACTATCAACTCCTAGACTGGATTGCTTCATAATGCCTAGAAGATTATCTGCATCATCACCATGCACTATAACTATTACTTTCCCTTCATTAGCTACATATAATGGGTCAATTCCTAGGAGTCTACTCATAGCACTTACATTTTTCTTAACTGGTATAGTATCTTCATCTATCAGCATACTTTTACCTGCAAGTGATGCTATTTCATTAAGAGACTGGGCTACTCCTCCACGAGTCGGGTCTCTCATAATTCTAATTCTAGCATTGGAATCTAAAATTCTACTAATCAAGGGATATAAGCTACTACAATCACTTTCTATGCTTCCAAGTGTACTAAGGCCTTCTCTTTCATTCATAATACACATACCATGATCGCCAATACTACCACTTAGTATTATCTTATCACCTACTTCTATGCTATTTGGAGATAAGCTATGTCTACTATCTAAAACTCCGATTCCTGTAGTATTTATGTATACTCTATGTCCCCTTCCCCTTTCAACTATCTTGGTATCACCTGCTACAATGCTGACATCATTCTTTCTTGCTTCGTTTCCCATAGACTTTGCTATTTTATCAAGGGAATCAAGGGAAAAGCCTTCTTCTATGATAAATCCGGCTGTTATGTATAGTGGCTTTGCACAGCTAACAGCTAAGTCATTTATAGTTCCACATATGCTAAGCTTTCCTATGTCTCCCCCGGTGAAAAATATAGGGTCTACAACGAAACTATCTGTAGTTAATGCTATATCCCCATGTACTTTTCCAATTATCGATGAATCACTTTGCTTAAGAAGTATAGGATTATTAAAGTGCTTATAAAATATACTTTCTATAAGATGTGAACTTTCCTTTCCTCCACTTCCATGGGCAATACTTACTACATCCATGTTTTCCTCCTAAATATACGAATATTCTATATTACAAGCCCCTTCACTTGATACCATACAAGGTCCAAGTGGACTTAATGGTGTACACTTTCTCTTAAAATATATACAATCCCTCGGGGACCTTCTTCCTGTTATTATGTACTTACAGCTACATTTATCATCATCTTCTATAACCTTATCATCTATATAAAATCTATGTCTAGCATCGTATATTTTATAATCATGCCTTAGTTCATATCCTGAATTCTCAATTCTTCCTATACCTCTCCAAAGGCTACTAGATGATAAAAACACTTCACTTATCAAATCCTTAGCTAAAATATTTCCCTCTTCACTTACTGCCCTACTATAAAGATTATTACACCTATAATCCTTATTTATAATTAAATTAATTAAGGAATATATTCCTCCTAAAATATCAATTGCTTCAAACCCACACATGGTCATTGGAGTATTACTTTCCCTCGCTAAGTTATCAAATACTTTATTTCCTACTATAGTTCCTACATGCCCTGGACAAATAAAACCATCTATACTAGTTTCATTATCAAGTATTAGGGATTTAAGGGCATTTGGCATTGTTTTAAGATAGTTTAATATAGAAAAGTTTTTTATATTACTTTCCCTAGCTTTCTTTAATGTAAGTGCAATACTAGGCGCTGTTGTTTCAAATCCAACACATATAAGCACAACTTCACTTTTTATATTATTCTTAGCTATGTTCAATGCTTCAAGTGGAGAGTGAACTATCCTTATATCATATCCTCTACTTCTAGAATTACTAAGTGCATCTCTACTTCCAGGAACTCTTAGAACATCTGAAAATGTAGCTAAAATAACATTTTCAGATGTTGCTACTTCTATTCCCAGATCTATATATTCTCTAGGAGTTACACATATAGGACATCCTGGCCCAGATATAAGCTTTATATTACTTGGAAGAATAGATGGTATTCCATAGTTATAAATACTTCTAGTATGGGTTCCACATATCTCCATTATTTTTATATCATGCTTTAACATAGATGAAGCTTTATGTATTGAATTTATAATCTTTTTACCTAAATCAATATTATTAAAGTCCATATTAATCCTCACTTAAACTTGCTATTTCCTTAAGAAGTTCTAAATTTTCCCTTGCACCTTCTTCACTAATCTTTTCTATAGCACATCCTACATGAACAAGTACATAGTCTCCTATTTGTAGATTTTCTATTAGTGATGTATTAACTGTCATCTCAACTCCCTCAAAATCAACTATAGACTCCCTTTGATAAACCTTAACAACCATTCCTGGAACCGCAACACACATATAATCACCTCTATGCATCCTTAATTAATTCATTTGCAATAAATATCTGTCCAAGAGATATACCACTATCATTACAAGGAACAATTCTATGAGTTAGTACCTTAAAACCATTATTTTTAAGTGAATTATAAATCCCCTCTAACAAAAGGCCATTTTGAAATACTCCTCCACTTAGTGCAACTGTATTTATACTGCTTTCATTCCTTAACCTTATGCATATATAAGCTACGAAACCAATAATGGTATTGTGAAGTTTTAATGCTATGTCCTCATATGATATAGATAGTTTCATGTCCTTAAGTATCCCCCTTATTATACCTGTAGTATCAATAGTAAAAGGCTCGGCACTTACTTTATAATCATATATCCCACTGTACTTTCCACCTTTAGCTAACTCCTCTAGATAAACTGCCGCCTCACCCTCATAGCTAATATCACCTTTAAATCCTAATATAGAAGCAATTCCATCAAACAGCCTTCCTATACTTGATGTATGGGGACAATTAATCTTCTTATCTATCATTTTAAGAATTACATCTACATCCTCTTCATCTTTGAAAACAGAGTTTAGAAAATCTCTAGATTTAGTAGCTGTATAAATTAATCCTATCCCTATCTTCCAAGGTGATAGAGTTGCCCCATCTCCTCCTGGAAGTACAAAGGGATTTATATATCCCTTTCTTTCATAACTTTTTACTGTACATATAAGAAATTCTCCACCAAGAAGTTCTCCATCCTCACCATAACCTAGCCCATCAAATGCAATTCCAATAACACTATTAAAGTAACCATTCTCAGCCATACACGAAACTATATGTGCATGATGATGATAGATTTGCAATTTATCTATACTTGATTCACTTAAAATAGGGTTACTTTTCATATATAGGTGAAGGTCATAGGCAAGAAGCTTCTCATCAATGTCATATATATTCTTAAAGTTATCAAAAACCTTTTTATATCTTTTCTCTGTAGCTAAAGAATCTATATCTCCTATATAGGGAGAAGTAAACACATAATTGTCCTTACTTAATGATATTGTGTTTTTCATAAGTGCACCAAAGGATATAATCCCATCTGTCACTTCTTTCTTTATGGATAGTGGATAGTAGCCTCTTCCTGGTCTTATAACTCTTACAGCTTCCCCTTGAACCTTTACTATAGAGTCATCTACTCCTATGTGTATATCTCTATTGTGAAGTAGATAGTAATCCGCTATTTCTTGCACTTTATCTAGTTCATGATCCTCATATATAATAGGTTCACTTCCTCTATTAGCACTTGTAAATACAAGGGATTCTATACCATCTTGAAATAACATAACATGAAGAGGAGTATATGGAAGAACTACCCCTAGAGTTGAAAGATTAGATATACTATTCATATCACCTTTATTAACCTTCTCAAGTATTACAATAGGCTTAACACTTCCACTTAGTGTATCCTCCTCAAGTCTTGATATATAGCAGTATTTTCTTACTATATCTATATTTTTCATCATAATACCTAGAGGCTTTCTAGCACGCCTCTTCCATCCTCTAAGTTTTTCAACTACTTTCTCTGAGGTTATACATATTAAGTTATATCCAGTTAGCCCCTTAACACACAATATATTTCCCTTTCTTAAAAGCTCTACTATACTTTTGATCTCGTCATTACACTTTACAATTTCTCCATTTCTATCTAGCAACTTAAGTGAAGGACCACATTCTCTACAACATATAGGCTGTGAATGAAATCTTCTATCTATTAGATTCTCATACTCTTCTTTGCATTTACTACACATACTAAAATCATTCATAGTGGTACCTTCCCTATCGTAGGGAAGGGATTTTGTTATTGAGTATCTAGGTCCACAGTTTGTACAGTTTGTAAATGGATACCTATATCTTCTACCAACTTCCTCTATATCTCTTAGACAATTATCACAGGTAGCTATATCAGGAAGCATTGGAACTGTCCCCTTATCCCTTTGACTTTCTATAACCTGAAATCTCTTATGTCCAATTACCTCAAGATTCAATACTGATATATCATCAATTCTACTAAGTAAAGGTGCCCTATTATTTAGATCCTTAAGAAATATATCTATGCTATTCTTCTCTCCCTCTACCTCTATATAAACTCCATTAGAATCGTTTCTCACAAAGCCCTTTAGTTTATTTTCTGTGGCTATTTTATATACAAATGGTCTAAATCCTACTCCTTGAACATTTCCCTTTACTTTAACAAGCTTTCTTATCATTTTCCCCTCTTATTATTTATTTCACTTATAATAAGATTAGAGAGTTCCTCTATTCCCTTATTTTCTCTACATGAAACATTGATTACCTTTATATCTCTATTTATAGACTTTACATCACTATAAAACTCATCTAGATTAAAGTCTGTATACTCTATTAGGTCTGTTTTATTAAGTACAACTATATCTGCACTTTTGAACATTGCTGGATACTTTAAAGGTTTGTCATTTCCCTCAGTTGTACTTATAACAACAATTCTCATATCTTCGCTTAAATCATAGGATGCAGGACAAACAAGGTTCCCTACGTTTTCTATAACAAGTAGGTCCAAAGCCTCTATATTCATTTCATCTACTGCCCTTTCAATCATTGAAGCGTCTAGATGACATCCCCCACCTGTATTCACTTGAACAACCTCTATGTTATGTGCCTCTATCCTCTGGGCGTCACGGGTAGTGTATAAGTCTCCTTCAATAACACCTACAGTTATTCTATCTCTTAATCTTTCAATTAGATGTTCAAGTACAGTTGTTTTCCCAGCTCCTGGTGAACCTAGTAGGTTAATCGTATATATTTTCTTTTCATCTAGATAATTTTTAAGCTTTCTCGCTACATCATCATTACTCTCTAAGATATTCTTTTTTAAGGTTAACTGCTTCACCTCTATTCCCCCTCTATTCTATATAGTAGTAGTTCCTCTCCTGATATAATGTTACTGCTATACTCATTGCATGTTGGACACTGTCTTTCAGTAAACTTTATATCAAATTCTCTTTGGCACTTATCACAAAACGCCCTTGCATTAACATTCTCAATTTCAAGAACGGCATCAGAGCATATTGTATTCTTCTTTATAGATTGAAATGCAAAATTCAAAGCAGAGTTTAGTGTACATGTAAACTCTCCTATTTTAAGAATTACCTTCGTTACCTTCTTAATGTTATTTTCCCTAGCTATATCCTCAACCATCTCTATAACACTACATATCATTGATACCTCATGCATTTTATCTCTCCTTTAAAATAACTTTAATAGCCTTACAAACTTCCCTACATATAAAATCAAAATTCTCCTGAAGCGTAGATGATAGTTCTATACCAAAGTCTAGATTATCTATCTCAACCCCTATAAGATAGCCTTTTATATGTCTATATTCACTTCTTAATACCTTTAACAAACTTTCCTCATGCTGAGTAAATGCCCCATCTAAGAA of the Clostridium cylindrosporum DSM 605 genome contains:
- a CDS encoding SPFH domain-containing protein, whose protein sequence is MKEKAITAGNGGLMLLVVLFLLIVSTSSVIYGAGPGSAIFLVLGILGEVLWIFLAGGLFTLQPNESCVLILFGDYKGTVKDSGFHWTNPLYTKKKISLRSRNLNGDKLKVNDEAGNPIEIATVVVWRVEDTFKAMFDVDSYTDYVSIQSESALRHLAGLYPYDTGEDESGLSLRGSSDEVSGALQRELQERLSKAGVIVEEARISHLAYAPEIAAAMLQRQQANAIIAARQKIVEGAVTMVDMALNKLKKDNIVNLDDKEKAAMVSNLLVVLCSEKSTQPTINSGK
- a CDS encoding MarR family winged helix-turn-helix transcriptional regulator; amino-acid sequence: MDKKVDSFQIAMLIREVYSKTTNIIADSLKGNGLTHQQIIIIKLIGHNKEMTISDICTEMSLSKGTISGIVSRLEAAGYVKKYKIGSDKRNTYIMLSDKGYEFALKCKDKMTEGFDRIFEEFTETEIEEIKISLTKMLSKIK
- a CDS encoding HsmA family protein, translating into MSSILLFATITISLALVFYTVGVFGERKSGTLKKSHVLIFWIGLICDTIGTITMGKIAKSNLELTTSLTGNIHGITGVIAIALMLFHALWATMVIFKNDDKKKKFFHKFSIVVWLIWLIPYFVGMVIGMGH
- the hypE gene encoding hydrogenase expression/formation protein HypE, whose protein sequence is MDVVSIAHGSGGKESSHLIESIFYKHFNNPILLKQSDSSIIGKVHGDIALTTDSFVVDPIFFTGGDIGKLSICGTINDLAVSCAKPLYITAGFIIEEGFSLDSLDKIAKSMGNEARKNDVSIVAGDTKIVERGRGHRVYINTTGIGVLDSRHSLSPNSIEVGDKIILSGSIGDHGMCIMNEREGLSTLGSIESDCSSLYPLISRILDSNARIRIMRDPTRGGVAQSLNEIASLAGKSMLIDEDTIPVKKNVSAMSRLLGIDPLYVANEGKVIVIVHGDDADNLLGIMKQSSLGVDSSIIGEVVERISGEVNVKTSLGGIKRLPMMSGEVLPRIC
- the hypD gene encoding hydrogenase formation protein HypD; translation: MDFNNIDLGKKIINSIHKASSMLKHDIKIMEICGTHTRSIYNYGIPSILPSNIKLISGPGCPICVTPREYIDLGIEVATSENVILATFSDVLRVPGSRDALSNSRSRGYDIRIVHSPLEALNIAKNNIKSEVVLICVGFETTAPSIALTLKKARESNIKNFSILNYLKTMPNALKSLILDNETSIDGFICPGHVGTIVGNKVFDNLARESNTPMTMCGFEAIDILGGIYSLINLIINKDYRCNNLYSRAVSEEGNILAKDLISEVFLSSSSLWRGIGRIENSGYELRHDYKIYDARHRFYIDDKVIEDDDKCSCKYIITGRRSPRDCIYFKRKCTPLSPLGPCMVSSEGACNIEYSYI
- a CDS encoding HypC/HybG/HupF family hydrogenase formation chaperone, with product MCVAVPGMVVKVYQRESIVDFEGVEMTVNTSLIENLQIGDYVLVHVGCAIEKISEEGARENLELLKEIASLSED
- the hypF gene encoding carbamoyltransferase HypF → MIRKLVKVKGNVQGVGFRPFVYKIATENKLKGFVRNDSNGVYIEVEGEKNSIDIFLKDLNNRAPLLSRIDDISVLNLEVIGHKRFQVIESQRDKGTVPMLPDIATCDNCLRDIEEVGRRYRYPFTNCTNCGPRYSITKSLPYDREGTTMNDFSMCSKCKEEYENLIDRRFHSQPICCRECGPSLKLLDRNGEIVKCNDEIKSIVELLRKGNILCVKGLTGYNLICITSEKVVEKLRGWKRRARKPLGIMMKNIDIVRKYCYISRLEEDTLSGSVKPIVILEKVNKGDMNSISNLSTLGVVLPYTPLHVMLFQDGIESLVFTSANRGSEPIIYEDHELDKVQEIADYYLLHNRDIHIGVDDSIVKVQGEAVRVIRPGRGYYPLSIKKEVTDGIISFGALMKNTISLSKDNYVFTSPYIGDIDSLATEKRYKKVFDNFKNIYDIDEKLLAYDLHLYMKSNPILSESSIDKLQIYHHHAHIVSCMAENGYFNSVIGIAFDGLGYGEDGELLGGEFLICTVKSYERKGYINPFVLPGGDGATLSPWKIGIGLIYTATKSRDFLNSVFKDEEDVDVILKMIDKKINCPHTSSIGRLFDGIASILGFKGDISYEGEAAVYLEELAKGGKYSGIYDYKVSAEPFTIDTTGIIRGILKDMKLSISYEDIALKLHNTIIGFVAYICIRLRNESSINTVALSGGVFQNGLLLEGIYNSLKNNGFKVLTHRIVPCNDSGISLGQIFIANELIKDA
- the hypB gene encoding hydrogenase nickel incorporation protein HypB; this translates as MKQLTLKKNILESNDDVARKLKNYLDEKKIYTINLLGSPGAGKTTVLEHLIERLRDRITVGVIEGDLYTTRDAQRIEAHNIEVVQVNTGGGCHLDASMIERAVDEMNIEALDLLVIENVGNLVCPASYDLSEDMRIVVISTTEGNDKPLKYPAMFKSADIVVLNKTDLIEYTDFNLDEFYSDVKSINRDIKVINVSCRENKGIEELSNLIISEINNKRGK
- the hypA gene encoding hydrogenase maturation nickel metallochaperone HypA, which produces MHEVSMICSVIEMVEDIARENNIKKVTKVILKIGEFTCTLNSALNFAFQSIKKNTICSDAVLEIENVNARAFCDKCQREFDIKFTERQCPTCNEYSSNIISGEELLLYRIEGE